The proteins below come from a single Kosakonia sp. SMBL-WEM22 genomic window:
- the ileS gene encoding isoleucine--tRNA ligase → MSDYKSTLNLPETGFPMRGDLAKREPGMLARWTDDDLYGIIRAAKKGKKTFILHDGPPYANGSIHIGHSVNKILKDIIVKSKGLAGYDSPYVPGWDCHGLPIELKVEQEYGKPGEKFTAAEFRAKCREYAATQVDGQRKDFIRLGVLGDWSHPYLTMDFKTEANIIRALGKIIGNGHLLKGAKPVHWCVDCRSALAEAEVEYYDKTSPSIDVAFQAADQQAVKAKFGVDSVNGPVSLVIWTTTPWTLPANRAISLSSEFEYALVQVDGQAVILAKDLVESVMKRTGISDYRVLATVNGAELELMRFKHPFLDFDVPAILGDHVTLEAGTGAVHTAGGHGPDDYTISQKYGLEIANPVGPDGRYLPGTYPTLDGINVFKANDIIVALLTEKGALLHVEKMQHSYPCCWRHKSPIIFRATPQWFVSMDQKGLRTQSLQEIKGVQWIPDWGQARIESMVANRPDWCISRQRTWGVPMSLFVHKDSEELHPRTLELMEEVAKRVEVDGIQAWWDLDPRDILGDDADSYVKVPDTLDVWFDSGSTHASVVDVRPEFAGHAADMYLEGSDQHRGWFMSSLMISTAMKGKAPYRQVLTHGFTVDGQGRKMSKSIGNTVSPQDVMNKLGADILRLWVASTDYTGEMAVSDEILKRAADSYRRIRNTARFLLANLNGFDPAKDMVKPEEMVVLDRWAVGCAKAAQEDILKAYESYDFHEVVQRLMRFCSVEMGSFYLDIIKDRQYTAKAESRARRSCQTALYYICEALVRWMAPIMSFTADEIWGYLPGDREKYVFTGEWYEGLFGLADSEAMNDAYWAELLKVRGEVNKVIEQARADKKVGGSLEATVTLFAEPELAAKLTALGDELRFVLLTSGAQVADYASASADAQQSELLKGLKVALSKADGEKCPRCWHYTHDVGQVAEHAEICGRCVSNVAGDGEKRKFA, encoded by the coding sequence ATGAGTGACTATAAATCTACCCTGAATTTGCCGGAAACAGGGTTCCCAATGCGTGGCGATCTGGCCAAACGCGAACCGGGAATGCTGGCGCGTTGGACAGATGATGACCTCTACGGCATCATCCGTGCGGCGAAAAAAGGCAAAAAAACCTTCATTCTGCATGATGGCCCTCCATATGCGAATGGCAGCATTCATATTGGTCACTCGGTTAACAAGATTCTGAAAGACATTATTGTGAAGTCCAAAGGACTCGCAGGTTATGACTCGCCTTACGTTCCGGGTTGGGATTGCCACGGTCTGCCGATCGAGCTGAAAGTCGAGCAGGAGTACGGCAAGCCGGGCGAGAAGTTCACCGCCGCCGAGTTCCGCGCCAAGTGCCGTGAATATGCCGCCACGCAGGTGGATGGTCAGCGCAAAGACTTTATCCGTCTGGGCGTGCTCGGCGACTGGTCGCATCCTTACCTGACCATGGACTTCAAAACCGAAGCCAATATCATCCGCGCACTGGGCAAAATCATCGGTAACGGCCACCTGCTGAAAGGGGCAAAACCGGTGCACTGGTGCGTCGACTGTCGCTCCGCGCTGGCGGAAGCGGAAGTTGAGTATTACGACAAAACGTCACCTTCTATCGACGTCGCTTTCCAGGCCGCCGATCAGCAGGCGGTGAAAGCGAAATTCGGCGTTGATTCTGTTAACGGCCCGGTTTCGCTGGTTATCTGGACCACCACGCCGTGGACCCTCCCTGCTAACCGCGCCATCTCCCTCTCTTCGGAGTTTGAGTACGCGCTGGTGCAGGTTGACGGTCAGGCGGTGATCCTGGCAAAAGATCTGGTTGAGAGCGTGATGAAACGCACCGGCATCAGCGATTATCGCGTGCTGGCTACGGTCAACGGCGCTGAGCTTGAGCTGATGCGCTTCAAACACCCGTTCCTCGATTTCGACGTGCCGGCGATCCTTGGCGATCACGTTACGCTGGAAGCGGGTACCGGCGCGGTGCATACCGCCGGCGGTCACGGCCCGGACGACTACACCATCAGCCAGAAGTACGGCCTGGAAATTGCCAACCCGGTTGGCCCGGACGGTCGCTATCTGCCGGGCACCTACCCGACGCTTGACGGCATTAACGTCTTCAAAGCGAACGACATCATCGTGGCGCTGCTGACCGAAAAAGGCGCGCTGCTGCACGTCGAGAAGATGCAGCACAGCTATCCGTGCTGCTGGCGTCACAAGTCGCCGATCATCTTCCGCGCCACGCCGCAGTGGTTCGTCAGCATGGATCAAAAAGGGCTGCGCACGCAGTCGCTGCAGGAGATCAAAGGCGTGCAGTGGATCCCGGACTGGGGCCAGGCGCGTATCGAATCAATGGTCGCTAACCGTCCTGACTGGTGTATCTCCCGTCAGCGCACCTGGGGCGTGCCGATGTCGCTGTTTGTCCATAAAGATAGCGAAGAGCTGCACCCGCGTACGCTGGAGCTGATGGAAGAGGTGGCCAAACGCGTCGAAGTTGACGGTATTCAGGCGTGGTGGGATCTCGACCCACGCGACATCCTCGGCGATGATGCCGACAGCTATGTCAAAGTGCCGGATACGCTGGATGTCTGGTTTGACTCCGGATCAACCCATGCTTCCGTGGTCGATGTTCGCCCGGAGTTCGCAGGCCACGCGGCAGATATGTATCTGGAAGGCTCGGATCAGCATCGCGGCTGGTTTATGTCCTCCCTGATGATCTCCACGGCGATGAAGGGCAAAGCGCCTTATCGTCAGGTGCTGACCCACGGCTTTACCGTCGATGGCCAGGGCCGCAAGATGTCGAAATCGATCGGCAACACCGTTTCGCCGCAGGATGTGATGAACAAACTCGGCGCGGATATTCTGCGTCTGTGGGTGGCATCAACCGACTACACCGGTGAAATGGCCGTTTCCGACGAGATCCTGAAACGTGCCGCCGACAGCTATCGCCGTATCCGTAACACCGCGCGCTTCCTGCTGGCGAACCTCAACGGTTTCGATCCGGCGAAAGATATGGTGAAACCGGAAGAGATGGTGGTGCTGGATCGCTGGGCCGTTGGCTGTGCGAAAGCGGCGCAGGAAGATATCCTCAAAGCCTACGAATCCTATGACTTCCATGAAGTTGTACAGCGCCTGATGCGTTTCTGCTCCGTGGAGATGGGCTCCTTCTACCTCGACATCATCAAAGACCGCCAGTACACCGCGAAAGCGGAGAGCCGTGCGCGCCGCAGCTGCCAGACTGCGCTCTATTACATCTGTGAAGCGCTGGTGCGCTGGATGGCACCGATCATGTCCTTCACCGCGGATGAGATCTGGGGCTACCTGCCAGGCGATCGCGAGAAGTATGTCTTCACCGGCGAGTGGTACGAAGGCCTGTTTGGCCTGGCGGACAGCGAAGCGATGAATGACGCCTACTGGGCCGAGCTGCTGAAAGTGCGTGGCGAAGTCAACAAGGTGATCGAACAGGCGCGTGCCGATAAGAAAGTGGGCGGCTCACTTGAAGCGACGGTGACGCTGTTCGCAGAGCCGGAGCTGGCGGCGAAACTGACGGCGCTGGGCGATGAATTGCGATTTGTCCTGTTGACCTCAGGCGCGCAGGTTGCGGATTATGCCAGCGCTTCTGCGGATGCGCAGCAGAGCGAACTGCTCAAAGGGCTGAAAGTAGCGCTGAGTAAAGCCGACGGTGAGAAGTGCCCGCGTTGCTGGCATTACACCCATGATGTCGGTCAGGTGGCGGAACACGCAGAAATTTGCGGACGCTGTGTTAGCAACGTCGCCGGTGACGGCGAAAAACGTAAGTTTGCCTGA
- the ispH gene encoding 4-hydroxy-3-methylbut-2-enyl diphosphate reductase, which produces MQILLANPRGFCAGVDRAISIVENALAIYGAPIYVRHEVVHNRYVVDSLRERGAIFIEQISEVPDGAILIFSAHGVSQAVRNEAKSRDLTVFDATCPLVTKVHMEVARASRRGEEAILIGHAGHPEVEGTMGQYSNPKGGMYLVESPDDVATLAIKDPGKLSFMTQTTLSVDDTSDVIDALRVRFPQIVGPRKDDICYATTNRQEAVRALAEQAEVVLVVGSKNSSNSNRLAELAQRMGKAAYLIDDASDIQQSWVQGIACVGVTAGASAPDILVQNVIARLQELGGGEAIPLAGREENIVFEVPKELRVEVREVE; this is translated from the coding sequence ATGCAGATCCTGTTGGCTAACCCGCGCGGTTTTTGCGCTGGCGTTGACCGCGCTATCAGCATTGTTGAAAACGCGCTGGCCATCTACGGCGCGCCGATTTACGTGCGTCACGAAGTGGTGCATAACCGCTACGTGGTTGACAGCCTGCGCGAGCGCGGCGCCATCTTTATTGAGCAGATAAGCGAAGTGCCGGACGGCGCGATCCTGATCTTCTCAGCGCACGGCGTTTCGCAAGCGGTGCGCAACGAAGCAAAAAGCCGTGATTTAACGGTTTTCGACGCCACCTGCCCGCTGGTCACGAAAGTGCATATGGAAGTGGCGCGCGCCAGCCGTCGTGGCGAAGAGGCGATCCTGATTGGTCACGCCGGTCACCCGGAAGTGGAAGGCACCATGGGCCAATACAGCAACCCGAAAGGGGGGATGTACCTGGTCGAGTCGCCGGACGATGTGGCGACGCTTGCGATCAAAGACCCGGGTAAACTCTCATTCATGACCCAGACCACGCTCTCCGTCGATGATACCTCTGACGTCATTGACGCCCTGCGCGTGCGTTTCCCGCAGATTGTCGGGCCGCGTAAAGATGATATCTGCTATGCGACCACCAACCGTCAGGAAGCGGTGCGTGCGCTGGCTGAACAGGCGGAAGTTGTGCTGGTGGTGGGCTCCAAAAACTCTTCGAACTCCAACCGGCTCGCCGAGCTGGCGCAGCGGATGGGCAAAGCGGCCTACCTGATTGATGATGCTTCTGATATCCAGCAGAGCTGGGTGCAGGGTATTGCCTGCGTTGGCGTCACGGCAGGCGCGTCCGCACCGGATATTCTGGTGCAGAACGTGATTGCCCGTCTGCAGGAGTTGGGCGGTGGCGAAGCCATCCCGCTTGCTGGGCGCGAAGAAAATATTGTCTTTGAGGTACCAAAAGAGCTGCGCGTCGAGGTTCGCGAAGTCGAGTAA
- the ribF gene encoding bifunctional riboflavin kinase/FAD synthetase: MKLIRGIHNLSHAPHGCVLTIGNFDGVHRGHQALLQGLGAEGRARGLPVVVMIFEPQPLELFAGEKSPARLTRLREKLRWLAGCGVDYVLCLRFDRRFAALTAQTFVSDLLVDRLGVKFLAVGDDFRFGAGRQGDFLLLQKAGEKYGFDVTSTQTFCEGGVRVSSTAIRQALANDDLALAENLLGRPFSISGRVVHGDALGRTIGFPTANVPLRRQVSPVNGVYAVEVAGLGDTLLPGVANIGTRPTVAGIRQQLEVHLLDVAMDLYGRHIDVVLRKKIRNEQRFASLDELKAQIARDEVAAREFFGLSKPAS; this comes from the coding sequence ATGAAGCTGATACGCGGCATACATAACCTCAGTCATGCACCGCACGGGTGTGTGCTGACGATTGGTAATTTCGACGGCGTACATCGCGGTCATCAGGCGCTGCTGCAGGGGCTGGGCGCAGAAGGGCGCGCGCGCGGCCTGCCTGTTGTGGTGATGATTTTTGAACCGCAGCCGCTGGAGCTGTTCGCCGGGGAGAAATCTCCCGCGCGGCTGACGCGCTTGCGCGAGAAGCTTCGCTGGCTGGCCGGGTGCGGCGTGGACTATGTCCTCTGCCTGCGCTTCGACAGGCGTTTTGCGGCGCTGACCGCACAAACCTTTGTCAGCGACCTGCTGGTCGACCGCCTCGGCGTGAAATTTCTCGCAGTCGGTGACGATTTCCGTTTTGGCGCTGGTCGCCAGGGGGATTTCTTGTTATTACAGAAGGCTGGCGAGAAATATGGCTTTGACGTCACCAGTACGCAAACCTTCTGTGAAGGCGGCGTGCGGGTGAGCAGCACCGCGATTCGCCAGGCGCTGGCCAACGACGACCTGGCGCTGGCCGAAAATCTGCTTGGTCGCCCGTTCAGCATCTCCGGGCGCGTTGTCCACGGTGATGCGCTGGGGCGCACCATCGGTTTTCCGACGGCCAACGTGCCGCTGCGCCGCCAGGTCTCCCCGGTAAATGGGGTCTACGCGGTTGAAGTGGCGGGGCTCGGCGACACGCTGCTGCCAGGCGTTGCCAACATTGGCACACGTCCGACGGTGGCAGGTATTCGCCAGCAGCTGGAAGTACACCTGCTGGATGTTGCAATGGACCTCTATGGTCGCCATATAGACGTAGTACTGCGTAAGAAAATACGTAATGAACAGCGCTTTGCTTCCCTCGATGAACTGAAGGCGCAAATCGCCCGAGATGAGGTAGCGGCCCGTGAGTTTTTTGGGCTATCTAAACCGGCTTCTTAA
- the fkpB gene encoding FKBP-type peptidyl-prolyl cis-trans isomerase: MSKSVQSDSAVLVHFTLKLEDGSLAESTRNNGKPALFRLGDGSLSEGLEQHLLGLKAGEKKVFSLEPDAAFGTPSPDLIQYFSRREFMDAGEPEIGAIMLFTAMDGSEMPGVIREINGDSITVDFNHPLAGRTVHFDIDVLEVDPALEETNADPVG; encoded by the coding sequence ATGTCTAAATCCGTACAGAGCGACAGCGCAGTGCTGGTGCACTTCACGCTCAAGCTCGAAGATGGTTCACTTGCCGAATCTACACGTAATAACGGTAAGCCGGCGCTGTTTCGCCTTGGCGACGGTTCCCTTTCCGAAGGGCTGGAGCAGCATCTGCTTGGCCTGAAAGCCGGGGAGAAAAAGGTCTTTTCCCTTGAGCCGGATGCCGCTTTCGGCACGCCGAGCCCGGATCTGATCCAGTACTTCTCGCGCCGTGAATTTATGGACGCCGGCGAACCGGAAATCGGCGCAATTATGCTCTTTACCGCAATGGATGGCAGCGAAATGCCGGGCGTGATCCGTGAAATCAACGGTGATTCGATCACCGTCGATTTCAACCATCCCCTGGCCGGCAGAACCGTCCACTTTGATATCGATGTGCTGGAAGTCGATCCGGCACTGGAGGAGACAAATGCAGATCCTGTTGGCTAA
- the lspA gene encoding signal peptidase II, producing the protein MSKPIFSTGLRWLWLVVAVLIIDLGSKYLILQNFALGETVSLFPSLNLHYARNYGAAFSFLADSGGWQRWFFAGIAIGICVVLTVLMYRAKASQKLNNIAYALIIGGALGNLFDRLWHGFVVDMIDFYVGDWHFATFNLADTAICIGAALIVLEGFLPSAAVRKQA; encoded by the coding sequence ATGAGTAAACCGATCTTTTCAACAGGGCTGCGCTGGCTATGGCTGGTCGTGGCGGTGCTGATTATCGATCTGGGCAGTAAATACCTGATCCTCCAGAACTTTGCTCTGGGGGAGACGGTCTCGCTGTTCCCGTCGCTAAACCTGCACTATGCGCGTAATTATGGGGCGGCATTTAGCTTCCTCGCCGACAGCGGCGGCTGGCAACGCTGGTTCTTCGCAGGTATCGCTATCGGTATCTGCGTGGTGCTGACCGTGCTGATGTACCGCGCCAAAGCGTCGCAAAAGCTGAATAACATCGCCTATGCGCTGATTATTGGCGGCGCGCTGGGTAACTTGTTCGACCGTCTGTGGCATGGCTTTGTCGTCGATATGATCGATTTTTATGTGGGCGACTGGCATTTTGCTACCTTTAACCTTGCTGATACCGCAATCTGTATCGGCGCGGCGCTGATCGTGCTGGAAGGGTTTTTACCCTCCGCCGCAGTGAGAAAACAGGCGTAA
- the rihC gene encoding ribonucleoside hydrolase RihC, with protein sequence MGLPIILDTDPGIDDAVAIAAALFAPECDLKLITTVAGNVSLEKTTRNALQLLHFWNADIPLAQGAATPLLRTLYNAADVHGESGLGGYDFIEHARQPLAIPAFQAIRDTLLASPEPITLVTIGPLTNIALLLTHYPECQFNIRRLVMMGGSAGRGNFTPSAEFNIAVDPDAAARVFASGLEIVMCGLDVTNRATLAPDFLATLPTLNRTGKMLHALFSHYRSGSMATGQRMHDLCAIAYLARPKLFTLKPCFVAVETQGQFTTGATVVDIDGKLGLPANAHVALDIDIEGFRAWFADVLTLAP encoded by the coding sequence ATGGGTTTACCAATCATTCTCGACACCGATCCCGGCATTGACGATGCCGTGGCGATTGCCGCCGCGCTGTTCGCGCCTGAGTGCGATCTGAAACTGATCACTACCGTCGCGGGCAATGTTTCGCTGGAGAAAACCACCCGCAATGCACTGCAACTGCTTCATTTCTGGAATGCGGATATTCCGCTGGCGCAGGGAGCCGCCACGCCTCTGTTGCGCACGCTCTATAACGCCGCCGATGTGCATGGTGAATCGGGACTGGGTGGCTATGATTTTATTGAACATGCGCGCCAGCCGCTGGCGATCCCGGCCTTCCAGGCGATCCGCGACACGCTGTTGGCCTCGCCTGAGCCCATCACGCTGGTCACCATCGGCCCGCTGACCAACATCGCTCTGCTGCTTACCCACTATCCAGAATGCCAGTTCAACATCCGCCGGCTGGTGATGATGGGCGGATCCGCCGGGCGTGGAAACTTTACGCCAAGCGCCGAATTTAATATCGCCGTCGATCCCGATGCCGCAGCGCGTGTTTTTGCAAGCGGGCTTGAGATCGTCATGTGTGGTCTTGATGTCACCAACCGCGCGACGCTTGCACCTGATTTTCTGGCAACGCTTCCCACGCTTAACCGCACCGGCAAAATGTTGCATGCGCTGTTCAGCCACTACCGTAGTGGCAGCATGGCGACGGGGCAGCGCATGCATGACCTTTGCGCTATCGCTTACCTGGCCCGCCCGAAACTCTTTACCCTCAAACCCTGCTTTGTGGCGGTTGAGACGCAGGGGCAGTTTACCACCGGTGCGACGGTAGTTGATATTGACGGCAAGCTTGGGCTGCCCGCCAATGCACACGTGGCGCTGGATATTGATATCGAAGGCTTTCGCGCATGGTTCGCCGATGTGCTGACGCTGGCGCCTTAA
- a CDS encoding alanyl-tRNA editing protein yields the protein MTERLYYTSDALEGTARVLRCTEQADGRYGILLDRTLFHPQGGGQPADKGWINGVAVEGVKQQDEEVIHLLAQPLPLGEVELKIDADTRELHSQLHSAGHLIGYAGEAAGWQPVKAHHWPGEGRITFAPGEEAAEPEIAIFTDAISRWQSASLARVITFEAGRRMVRFGELSAYGCGGTHVRALGELGEVVISNIKVKKGQLIVNYTVA from the coding sequence ATGACTGAACGACTCTACTACACCAGCGATGCGCTGGAAGGTACCGCCCGCGTGCTGCGCTGCACAGAGCAGGCCGATGGGCGCTATGGCATCTTGCTCGATCGCACCCTGTTTCACCCGCAGGGTGGAGGTCAGCCAGCCGATAAAGGCTGGATCAACGGCGTCGCGGTCGAAGGCGTGAAGCAGCAAGATGAAGAGGTGATCCATCTGCTGGCACAGCCGCTGCCTCTGGGCGAGGTAGAACTGAAAATTGATGCTGACACTCGCGAATTGCATAGCCAGCTGCACTCCGCCGGGCATCTGATTGGTTATGCGGGTGAAGCCGCGGGCTGGCAACCGGTCAAGGCGCATCACTGGCCGGGAGAGGGGCGTATCACATTTGCACCGGGAGAGGAGGCCGCAGAGCCTGAAATTGCCATCTTCACCGATGCCATTAGTCGGTGGCAATCCGCTTCGCTGGCGCGGGTCATTACATTTGAAGCCGGGCGCAGAATGGTGCGTTTTGGCGAGCTTTCGGCCTATGGCTGTGGGGGAACTCACGTGCGCGCTCTGGGAGAACTTGGAGAGGTGGTGATTAGCAACATCAAAGTGAAAAAGGGGCAGCTGATCGTTAACTACACGGTGGCGTAG
- the rpsT gene encoding 30S ribosomal protein S20, with amino-acid sequence MANIKSAKKRAVQSEKARKHNASRRSMMRTFIKKVYAAIEAGDKAAAQNAFNEMQPIVDRQAAKGLIHKNKAARHKANLTERINSLA; translated from the coding sequence TTGGCTAATATCAAATCAGCTAAGAAGCGCGCCGTTCAGTCTGAAAAGGCTCGCAAGCACAACGCTAGCCGTCGCTCAATGATGCGTACTTTCATCAAGAAAGTATACGCAGCAATTGAAGCTGGCGACAAAGCCGCTGCGCAGAATGCATTTAACGAAATGCAACCGATCGTGGATCGTCAGGCCGCTAAAGGTCTGATCCACAAAAACAAAGCAGCGCGTCATAAGGCTAACCTGACCGAGCGTATCAACAGCCTGGCTTAA
- the carA gene encoding glutamine-hydrolyzing carbamoyl-phosphate synthase small subunit, giving the protein MIKSALLVLEDGTQFYGRAIGATGTAVGEVVFNTSMTGYQEILTDPSYSRQIVTLTYPHIGNVGTNAADEESSQVHAQGLVIRDLPLIASNYRSTEDLSSYLKRHNIVAIADIDTRKLTRLLREKGAQNGCIITGENLDETVALEKAKAFPGLNGMDLAKEVTTQESYSWTQGSWTLAGELPEAKQESELPYHVVAYDYGAKRNILRMLVDRGCRLTVVPAQTPAAEVLKMNPDGIFLSNGPGDPAPCDYAIDAIKAFLETDIPVFGICLGHQLLALASGAKTVKMKFGHHGGNHPVKDIDNNTVMITAQNHGFAVDEASMPATLRVTHKSLFDGTLQGIHRTDKPAFSFQGHPEASPGSHDAAPLFDHFIELIEQYRHTAK; this is encoded by the coding sequence TTGATTAAGTCAGCGCTATTGGTTCTGGAAGACGGAACCCAGTTTTACGGTCGGGCCATAGGGGCAACGGGCACGGCGGTTGGGGAAGTCGTTTTCAATACTTCAATGACCGGTTATCAAGAAATCCTCACTGATCCTTCCTATTCTCGCCAAATCGTCACTCTTACTTATCCTCATATCGGCAATGTCGGCACTAACGCCGCTGACGAAGAGTCCTCTCAGGTGCATGCGCAGGGTCTGGTCATTCGCGACCTGCCGCTGATTGCCAGCAACTACCGCAGCACTGAAGATCTCTCCTCCTACCTGAAACGCCATAACATCGTGGCGATTGCCGATATCGATACCCGCAAGCTGACCCGCCTGCTGCGCGAAAAAGGTGCGCAGAACGGCTGCATCATCACGGGCGAAAATCTCGACGAGACCGTGGCACTGGAGAAAGCGAAAGCCTTCCCGGGGCTGAACGGAATGGATCTGGCGAAAGAGGTGACGACTCAGGAGAGCTACAGCTGGACGCAAGGCAGCTGGACGCTAGCGGGCGAGCTGCCGGAGGCGAAACAAGAGAGCGAACTGCCTTACCACGTAGTGGCCTATGATTACGGCGCGAAACGCAACATCCTGCGTATGCTGGTGGATCGCGGCTGCCGCCTGACGGTAGTTCCGGCACAAACCCCGGCCGCAGAGGTGCTGAAAATGAATCCGGACGGCATCTTCCTCTCTAACGGCCCCGGCGACCCGGCACCGTGCGACTACGCCATCGACGCAATTAAAGCCTTCCTCGAGACCGACATTCCGGTGTTCGGCATCTGCCTCGGCCATCAGTTGCTGGCGCTGGCAAGCGGGGCGAAAACCGTGAAGATGAAGTTTGGTCACCACGGCGGCAACCACCCGGTAAAAGATATCGACAACAATACGGTGATGATCACCGCGCAAAACCACGGTTTTGCTGTTGATGAGGCGTCGATGCCTGCCACCCTGCGCGTGACGCACAAATCGCTGTTCGACGGTACGCTGCAGGGCATTCACCGCACTGATAAGCCGGCCTTCAGCTTCCAGGGCCACCCGGAAGCCAGTCCTGGCTCGCACGACGCCGCGCCGCTGTTTGACCACTTTATTGAATTGATTGAGCAGTATCGTCATACCGCCAAATAA
- the dapB gene encoding 4-hydroxy-tetrahydrodipicolinate reductase, translating to MQDAAIRVAIAGAGGRMGRQLIQAALATKGVALGAALEREGSSLLGSDAGELAGGGKSGVTVQSSLEAVKEDFDVFIDFTRPEGTLHHLAFCRQHHKAMVIGTTGFDDAGKQAISDAAQDIAVVFAANFSVGVNVMLKLLEKAAKVMGDYTDIEIIEAHHRYKVDAPSGTALAMGEAIAGSLNKELKECAVYSREGHTGERVPGTIGFATVRAGDIVGEHTAIFADMGERVEITHKASSRMTFANGAVRSASWLKSKEKGLFDMRDVLDLNTL from the coding sequence ATGCAAGATGCAGCAATCCGCGTAGCCATCGCGGGCGCTGGCGGTCGAATGGGCCGACAGTTGATTCAGGCGGCACTGGCCACGAAGGGCGTCGCCCTCGGCGCGGCGCTGGAGCGGGAAGGTTCATCTCTGCTGGGAAGCGATGCGGGCGAACTGGCTGGCGGGGGTAAAAGCGGTGTCACGGTGCAGAGTAGCCTTGAGGCGGTAAAAGAGGATTTCGATGTCTTTATCGATTTCACCCGCCCGGAAGGGACGCTTCACCATCTCGCCTTTTGCCGTCAGCACCATAAAGCCATGGTCATCGGGACTACCGGCTTTGACGACGCGGGCAAGCAGGCCATCAGCGATGCGGCGCAGGATATTGCCGTCGTCTTTGCCGCCAACTTTAGCGTCGGCGTGAACGTTATGCTTAAGCTGCTGGAGAAAGCAGCAAAGGTGATGGGCGACTACACCGACATTGAAATTATCGAAGCGCACCACCGTTATAAAGTGGATGCCCCGTCAGGTACGGCGCTGGCAATGGGTGAAGCAATCGCCGGCTCACTGAATAAAGAGTTAAAAGAGTGTGCAGTTTATTCGCGTGAAGGCCATACCGGCGAGCGTGTCCCTGGGACCATTGGCTTTGCTACCGTACGCGCCGGGGATATCGTCGGCGAACATACGGCGATATTCGCCGATATGGGCGAACGTGTTGAGATTACGCATAAAGCGTCAAGCCGCATGACCTTCGCTAATGGCGCGGTACGCTCCGCTTCATGGCTTAAAAGCAAAGAAAAGGGTCTTTTTGATATGCGTGATGTCCTCGATCTCAACACTTTGTAA